In Aedes albopictus strain Foshan chromosome 3, AalbF5, whole genome shotgun sequence, the genomic window AAGTGTCGAGCCGGTTCGGGTGTGTAGAGCCACCCTAGGGGAGATTGGGGTGAGACGTCACTCTGATGGAAATAAATGTAAAAAATCTCGCTGTCGTTTATGTATTTTTCCTTTCAAGTTCTCAGCATTTTAGGCTTATGGAGCATTTTGTATAAATTTCTCCAATATGTACCTTGCCCACCAATACTGAAAATTGGCGTGCGAGCCATATAAACAGAAGGCAACAAAACATGTTCGAGCATCTGATCTCCAGTAACATAAGGATGAAtgtaaataaaagaaatattttgtttcttttttttacaGCCAGTCAGTGTGTTCTCCCCTTCAAGAGTTGGCGGCGCTTGTTTGGCTCTTGCTCTGATGACTTTGACTGGTTGTTGTCCTCCATTCACCCTTCGTGTTCTGTATTGATCTGATGATGGTCCTCCGCGTAGAAAACTAGTTACTTATACATACTTACCTATAACCTACATCGAAAGAAAAAAAGCTGGTAGACCTACCGATAGAAGTCGTTGTCAAGTTTAATCAGACATCGTTTCCTTGATCGTGCTCGGGTAAGGACTTTATTGTGCAGGTTCCTGGTTTAAGCTGATCGATAATAGGTTCTACATATGTAGCTGTGGAACGGGACTGGGCCAGGTGTGAAACATGGGCGACATGTTCAAGTGATATAATTTTAATATGCTAGTTGGATAAAGTCCACATTTAAGAGACTCTTTTCTATGTCAATCAATCAATTGTGTATTTGTTGATCTGTATTGTTATTTAGATTGTATGAATATCTACATATaacaaagaataaaaaaaaatttgattgcATTTCATTTCATATTAATAGTTTATATCAATTACCATGACCGCTTTTAGAAGCCAAGAAACTATATCTAAAGTAAATTTCGGTAGAGAGTTTACTATCTATTGTAGTAAAAGATAAATCATATTTTACGAATCATCATCCGAGAATATGCTAATCCTTCGTGGTTGGCTTTTATATGATACCAGTTAAGATGTGTTCCATCATCTCCTTTTTGATATAGTCCGTTGAGATTACTGCAAATATACAAACATTAATTTTTATATATAATTTAAACTTACAGAGTGTTAAACTTATCCTACCTGTAATAACAATTATTGTACCACCATGCACCCCTATATATTACGGCACAATTCTCTTTAATTTCGTCATGATCGTTATCCATGGTCGAAAATTTATATCCTTTGTGATAACTTAACGAATCTCCAGCGGTTCCACTATAGCTTCCCAACTTTTTTAATGAATATTCTTCATCCGCAGTCCCAATCTCGAAATCATCATATTGTGCTGATACGTATTTTCCGTCGAAATTCTTCAATTCCACGGCCAACTGATAGTCGCCATCCTTTGTCAATCGATGAAGTTTTTCCAACCCTATCCAAAACTCTCCCTCAAGACTTCCAAATCCATCTCTATACTCCGTCCAGTTCCGGTAGAAGTCAACCGATCCATCAAAACGATACTGCACAACCAGCCATCCTCCGTCGAACGCTTTCTGTTCGCAATACACTTCAATTGGCTCCTCCAAACCATCGGGATGTATCATATACTTTCCCGATTTGTTCGCTGGAGCTTCAGAGCAAGATTTGAATAATTTCGGGAGGCTCGACGATTTGGGGCAGCTTTTCGACTTCTTATCCGGTAACATTGCGAGAACTGACTCTTTCCAGTTCTCATGGTTGGCACAACTTATCTGCTGCTGCTGAATCTCCCATGCACGGTCCAACATTGTCGTAAAATTGTGACCCACAGCTTGCTCCAGTCTGGTCAACATCCACATCATTCCTTGGTGGGTATCTTCGAGGCGGCTGTGCTTGCGCATAATCTGTTCGTTTTGTTCTTTCATCTCAAGCCACATGTTCCAAAATTTGCCCTCGAGATCTTCCAGTTTGCCAAGAAGGCTTTCACAGGTAAAGTTTTCGCTAGTACTGGTGGAATCGTCGGAGCTGACTGGTACGCTGGACACATCTGCGGCCTCATGGCTGCGAAGCGCACAGATTACACAAATAACGAACGGAATTGTTACTTTCATTCTGGAGCTGCAGTGAACCCCTTCCGAAGAGAAGTAGAACCAGACTGTTTGTGAGATATGGACTATCGGACATACTTATAGCATGATTCTCATCTTTGTCTTTTTTGTGGTTTTTAACTGCGCCGCAGCTGTTTCCTACCGCAGCTGCGGTCTTCAATATGCATGTGATATGTATTTTTGTCCGATAATGCATGTGCAACAGATTGGCTGAATGTTATATTtatgaggaagaagaaaaaaaatggaatagtGAAACCTACCCAACATAGAGCGCAGTAGGGTTTacccaccgacaaacagacgtaccatCTAGaacgattttctcaaaaatcaatCGCCCAGTtaacactatcaccacctggtgaacatgtttcacgaaacactgcgctGCGACACAACACCAGCAGAAGGtgttagtgtgaaacgtcaaacgcgaagaaaaacgatgcgcacgcCTCTGGTTATGGAGtacacaactatgaagatttaaaatgatcgttagagGCGTGGTCGACGGAAATGTTGCCAGTGTTATTGTTTACGTCTCATACGACTGCTTGTATGTGCTTTATAATTACGGCAAGAAGAAGGTGAAGCAAGAactgaagaagaaagaagaagaagaagaagaagaagaagaagaagaagaagaagaagaagaagaagaagaagaaggctactgcagagttttttttaatctttttaatTTCGTGAATAATAACTTACAGTGTATCGAACAATTGTCCGTGCAGCACTTTTTTCGGCTATTTTTTTACTAGAATGTTCATAACTTTGTTATACGTTCATCAACGCTGATATTTTGACCAATCATCAACGatgtattaaagctccattggtgaaattttgagcgagatctaataagttttctgaaagttttagaacttttagtaaaactcataagatttttgaacaaattttcgaaACACTATATCTCAATTCTCAATATgtacttcatgaaactttttcattttttgttgtaTTACAGGTTattcctaaggctttcatatgcagctatgttattcactacaaaaatatgaaaaatctgtatttgttcagagtataatttaaaaatttatcatattttgatcaataaaagtgccaagtgttttcaacttcttaAAACATTCTTAATGGAAtaattttatacaggacctactaaaccacATGTGCAGAGTAGGTTCCatgtatttttcattcaatttatgCACTTTTGTTAGTGGAAAACGTTTGACAGattatatgtgtaaaatatggttatttttacccttcttacacccataagaagggtatacatatcgctcgaaaaaccgactttcgatccgaggcccggagggccgagtctcatataccaatgaactcagctcgacgaactgagcaaatgtctgtatgtgtgtgtgtatgtgtgtatgtgtgtgtgtgtatgtgcgttacaaaaaaaagtcacgcacgtttctcagccgtctctcaaccgatttgagttctcttggaagcaaatgaaagctactacatcctagtagaacgctattgaattttttttcgattggacgtttggttaccgagatatctctcgaagagtacttatgagtcatacatctaaactttttaagatttttgaccaattgtatcataataaatattacggccgtttgtcaatcgatttgggttctcttggcaccaaatgaaagctacagcatcctagtagatcgcctagaaattttatttcgattggacatttggttacagatatatctttcgaagagtacttaggatttatacaactaaacctcttgagatttttgaccaagagtatcataataaatatcttagccgtctgtcaaccgatttcggttctcctggcaccaaatgaaagctacaacattctagtagaaccctatacaatttcattaggattggacatttggttaccgagatatctttcaaagagtacttgggagtaatacaggttaactttttgagagatttttgaccaagggtaccataataaatatctcagccgtctgtcaaccgatttgggttctataagcaccaaatggaagctacaatatccttgtaaaaggccctgaaattttatttcgaatcgacatttgattactgagatattttACGAAGAGTAttcaaataaattctttttttttattattatattcgcttgttatcttgcatgagtttttgaccagtctatgggcaTTTCTGGTGGTTGTCCAtgatccatgatgctattttgaaaaccaatccactagatgccaaatccacaatattttctagaacttttggtcagtcacacaaaataaatttgttaaatacgaataatacaacaatatttttaataagtgtaagaagggttctgttcaccataggtggattaaatcgggttttttaaatAACGTCAACTATATAaaaagatttttcatattttttgtagtgaacaaatCAACCCTTACAAGGTTGTGTATTAAATGTTCATGTGTTAGTGTTCCTTCAAAAAAGATGAAAAATATTTCATCCAACATTCTTCGAAATATAGAgtattgaaattttgttcaaagtaATATAActtcctgaattttttttcaatcttgctgaaaattatagcaatgaagCTTATATGTAtcgtttatgattggtcaaaatttcagcgtttttgattgacctacaaaaaagttatgaatattcgaataaaaatataatttaacgaaaaatttgctgtacggacaattgtatgATAcactgcacattgggcaaaatcaagcccaaaggtgcaaaaaattaataactttcttaatacaagacactatgtgaccttcaatggcttattcgaaagcaaattttctcaataattggttggtggatgattcatgtacgggcaacttctctgaagcgagttatagagcccgttttaccccagttccccctaaaatttgtgaatttctgttgttttgcggcacttgttatgattttaatgattatttcgctgggataccatcgccccactcccattgagtaacgttacatacaaaaagttattaaaatgttggaattttagggtgttgtggggtcaattaggcaatggtatattttcaaggtagaaattcattttttatttttatttatgattttttacttgacaataactaaataaatgatcgaatacacatggtttattcctaaagaaacaatttttggcgagtttgatctcaaattattggttatgCAGGgtattaggttcctgagtgcaaactttttaaagggtgatagaggaccataaatggtgaaaacaattgttctccgcatatggtcaaatctcaaccgttacgtagttattgaactccccatgttttgactcttattgccttaactgactttaactttaaaatggccaaacttatcgcagttttttttactcttattcgaaagattattggattttctatcaaatggcatctttgaatcgattggtttagttaaataactaagttttctagaacaaaatagctaaaaatagtgtgtttttgaattgaaatctttgaaacatgcgtaataaattaaaattctttctttggcaaagttgtgacccctgttccactctacaattcgttctttgacgccaaacttctaactcttatcgtgtTCTTGCAATTTTGGTTTAAATGTGCTGCACAGTGCgccaaaaagtgcttaccatgacgattgcaaatttatgatctgaaatgcgacgcacgggttgtttttcgacataactcaatcaattttaaatCAATCTACATTAAAATTGACGTTCAGTATTATCCGaatacgaaaaatcaagtcaatatgttgatacacacatCAATTCTGAAAATGCTGAAATGCTGTCGTTCATTTGACaatacactgttcgacaaaaaaaaacttttgccgtgatcagagaccccattagtaggaaa contains:
- the LOC109413124 gene encoding fibrinogen-like protein A; this encodes MKVTIPFVICVICALRSHEAADVSSVPVSSDDSTSTSENFTCESLLGKLEDLEGKFWNMWLEMKEQNEQIMRKHSRLEDTHQGMMWMLTRLEQAVGHNFTTMLDRAWEIQQQQISCANHENWKESVLAMLPDKKSKSCPKSSSLPKLFKSCSEAPANKSGKYMIHPDGLEEPIEVYCEQKAFDGGWLVVQYRFDGSVDFYRNWTEYRDGFGSLEGEFWIGLEKLHRLTKDGDYQLAVELKNFDGKYVSAQYDDFEIGTADEEYSLKKLGSYSGTAGDSLSYHKGYKFSTMDNDHDEIKENCAVIYRGAWWYNNCYYSNLNGLYQKGDDGTHLNWYHIKANHEGLAYSRMMIRKI